In Drosophila simulans strain w501 chromosome 3R, Prin_Dsim_3.1, whole genome shotgun sequence, a single window of DNA contains:
- the LOC6727800 gene encoding calexcitin-2 codes for MSISDFRKKKLLFLFNVFFDVNQSGEIDVKDFELAIERVCQLRGWQKDTPKNKETYDLMMEIWTGLRSKADKDNDGQVSVDEWCNMWDAYAKDPSSVMDWQNAYMNFMFDLEDASHDGGIDVTEFTLVCSSYGLEKTECEEAFGKMAQGQSEVTREQFAALWKEYFAAEDVNAPGNYIFGKTSF; via the exons ATGTCGATCTCCGATTTCCGCAAAAAGAAGCTGCTTTTTCTGTTCAATGTGTTCTTTG ATGTGAACCAAAGCGGCGAAATCGACGTTAAGGACTTCGAGCTGGCCATCGAG CGCGTTTGCCAACTGCGCGGCTGGCAGAAGGACACGCCGAAGAACAAGGAGACCTACGACCTGATGATGGAAATCTGGACTGGACTGCGCTCCAAGGCCGACAAGGACAACGATGGACAG GTCAGCGTGGACGAGTGGTGCAACATGTGGGACGCCTATGCCAAGGATCCCAGCAGCGTGATGGACTGGCAGAATGCCTACATGAACTTCATGTTCGACCTGGAGGACGCCTCGCACGATGGAGGCATCGATGTGACCGAGTTCACGCTGGTCTGCTCCAGCTATGGCCTGGAGAAGACCGAGTGCGAGGAAGCCTTTGGGAAGATGGCTCAGGGGCAGAGCGAGGTCACCCGGGAGCAGTTCGCCGCCTTGTGGAAGGAGTACTTCGCCGCCGAGGATGTGAATGCGCCTGGCAACTACATTTTTGGAAAGACCAGTTTCTAA
- the LOC6727802 gene encoding putative peptidyl-tRNA hydrolase PTRHD1, translated as MNSIVQYIVVRSDLRSALSWPLGAVIAQSCHATAAVIHLNSEDADTVAYLNDLDNMHKVVLEAKDESALVKLSEKLKENEIKHKLWIEQPENIPTCIALKPYVKDTVHKYVKHLKLLKE; from the exons ATGAATAGTATTGTGCAGTATATTGTAGTCCGCAGCGACTTGCGTTCCGCCCTTAGTTGGCCCTTGGGGGCGGTGATCGCCCAGAGTTGTCATGCCACAGCCGCCGTCATTCACCTGAATTCCGAGGACGCCGACACTGTGGCCTACTTGAACGATCTGGATAATATGCACAAAGTGGTGCTGGAG GCCAAAGATGAGAGTGCTCTGGTCAAGCTCAGCGAAAAGTTGAAGGAGAACGAGATTAAACACAAGTTGTGGATCGAACAGCCCGAAAATATCCCAACCTGCATCGCCTTGAAACCCTATGTTAAGGACACGGTTCATAAATATGTCAAGCACCTAAAGCTTTTAAAAGAGTAA
- the LOC6727803 gene encoding uncharacterized protein LOC6727803, translated as MFRLKGNFGNFYFKNGLVYTKDRKVVRLVTISANWHFSKSQLWKHFSSFGTVEDLQWEKDKRVGSVLFQEASQAAKVLVLTKHHLYGHVLYLQPSTSRREPPVKESETISAYDIPVVDDFWYKVLEYLPLNARLNFAASCKRFKTIYELESRRNNRVLNMKDVCTLDDFGIKILMRLSGKHIHCVKGGPLHWTLMLEFVQLLGVSCPNLAELSFYKISVSLDHMTHLFDGANGLNNITTISLRCCDLADPQIYCLQMLSKLKSLDIAQNHFIRGESLNSLPISLEILNVSKCDRLRPKNLINLASLTHLRELRCSGISKLTKNELFKRFAHYCPMLEVLEVTDIMKKIQLGGLSRLHTLVIQSSEGSGDHMNNLMLSSIAESYSLRRLEIIDSFERFFTISFDLSILSPLKELRTLILHNLNFTPEHLMGLQKLPALEFLDLSGSPDLSNEDVAKLTKPLGRLRRLTVERCPFISRQLTEILKGNPKLQVVF; from the coding sequence ACTGGCACTTTTCGAAGAGCCAACTCTGGAAGCACTTCTCGAGTTTTGGAACTGTGGAGGATCTCCAATGGGAAAAGGATAAGAGAGTGGGATCGGTTCTTTTTCAAGAGGCTTCCCAAGCGGCAAAGGTTTTGGTGTTGACTAAACACCATTTGTATGGCCATGTTCTTTATTTGCAGCCCAGCACCTCCAGGCGCGAACCGCCGGTGAAGGAATCAGAAACTATTTCTGCCTACGATATACCCGTTGTCGATGACTTTTGGTATAAAGTGCTCGAATATCTTCCACTAAATGCCCGTCTCAACTTTGCCGCCAGTTGTAAAAGATTCAAGACGATCTACGAATTGGAGTCGCGTCGTAACAATCGTGTTCTTAATATGAAGGATGTTTGCACACTGGACGACTTtggcattaaaatattgatgcGGCTATCAGGAAAACACATTCATTGTGTAAAAGGTGGCCCGCTTCATTGGACGCTTATGTTGGAGTTCGTGCAGCTATTGGGTGTAAGCTGTCCAAATCTAGCAGAGCTAAGTTTCTACAAAATTTCAGTCAGCCTAGACCACATGACTCACCTGTTCGATGGTGCCAATGGCTTGAATAATATCACCACCATATCCTTGAGGTGTTGTGACTTGGCAGATCCTCAAATTTACTGCTTGCAGATGCTATCTAAACTAAAGAGTCTGGACATCGCACAGAACCATTTCATTAGGGGCGAAAGTTTAAACTCTCTGCCAATTTCCTTGgagattttaaatgtttcaaaatGCGACAGACTGCGGCCCAAGAATCTTATCAATCTTGCGTCCCTGACGCATCTCCGCGAACTGCGCTGCTCTGGCATTTCCAAGCTTACGAAAAATGAGCTGTTCAAACGGTTCGCACATTACTGTCCAATGCTCGAGGTTCTCGAGGTTACCGACATTATGAAGAAGATACAGCTGGGCGGTCTGTCTCGTCTCCACACCTTGGTCATTCAGTCTTCCGAAGGGTCTGGCGACCATATGAATAACTTGATGCTTTCGTCGATCGCGGAATCGTATTCGCTGCGCCGTCTGGAGATTATAGATTCTTTTGAACGTTTTTTCACTATTTCCTTCGATCTGAGTATTTTATCCCCGCTTAAAGAACTGCGGACCCTAATATTACATAATCTGAACTTTACACCGGAACACCTAATGGGATTGCAAAAACTCCCTGCCTTGGAGTTTCTGGACCTGAGTGGCTCGCCCGATCTATCCAATGAGGACGTTGCAAAGTTGACGAAACCGCTGGGCAGACTGCGCCGACTAACGGTTGAGCGTTGTCCTTTTATCTCACGACAATTAACCGAGATCCTGAAAGGGAATCCTAAGCTTCAAGTAGTCTTTTAG